From one Candidatus Eremiobacteraceae bacterium genomic stretch:
- a CDS encoding metalloregulator ArsR/SmtB family transcription factor: protein MSIQRCCPATTIVDLDFGEHAQLFKALGDPHRLAILATLARAKDEVCVCDFTAGLPLEQPTVSHHLRWLRDADLVRGQRKGTWVYYRLAPGVIGRLRKAVNALFSEKAVAA, encoded by the coding sequence ATGTCAATACAACGATGTTGCCCCGCGACGACGATCGTCGACCTCGACTTCGGCGAACATGCCCAGCTTTTCAAGGCGCTGGGCGATCCCCATCGATTGGCGATTCTGGCCACGCTAGCGCGGGCCAAGGACGAAGTCTGCGTCTGCGACTTCACAGCGGGACTCCCGTTGGAGCAGCCCACCGTTTCCCATCATCTTCGTTGGCTGCGCGACGCGGATCTCGTCCGTGGCCAGCGCAAAGGAACGTGGGTCTACTATCGCCTTGCTCCCGGCGTCATTGGCCGACTGCGTAAAGCCGTCAATGCGCTGTTCTCAGAGAAAGCCGTCGCCGCATGA
- a CDS encoding ArsI/CadI family heavy metal resistance metalloenzyme, producing MKTHLNLATRDLAKSVAFYRTLLDAEPAKSLDDYALFITEDPGLELALDRDLAAKPGRSAHFGVVVESVEAVDAAIARLQAAGVPVDIEREETCCYAKQTKVWAADPDGRRWEVYTVLEDTETRNEGGATCCSGADPHADECCAV from the coding sequence ATGAAAACCCACCTGAATCTTGCCACGAGAGATCTCGCGAAAAGCGTCGCCTTTTACCGCACGCTGCTTGATGCCGAACCGGCGAAATCTCTCGATGACTACGCGCTGTTCATCACTGAAGATCCCGGTTTGGAGCTTGCGCTCGATCGAGACTTAGCCGCAAAGCCTGGACGCTCCGCCCATTTCGGCGTCGTCGTCGAATCGGTTGAAGCGGTCGATGCGGCCATCGCGCGCTTGCAGGCCGCCGGCGTGCCGGTGGACATCGAACGCGAAGAGACGTGCTGCTACGCCAAGCAGACCAAGGTGTGGGCAGCAGACCCGGACGGCCGGCGCTGGGAAGTGTACACCGTCCTCGAGGACACCGAGACGCGAAACGAAGGCGGCGCGACGTGCTGCTCCGGCGCCGATCCTCATGCCGATGAATGCTGCGCAGTGTAG
- a CDS encoding TonB-dependent receptor, which produces MPLAPHVRVLCHFIAIAIILAGILRPELASAALTGQVSGTVTDGVTHAPVAGVKIVATSPSGTYNGITNVRGGYALVGLAPDTYTLTFEKTGYALATVTGVTVLPDDTKTIDERLTVDVRTLSTVRVTRSASSAYQPNATETSYAVTSKALQTQLGKSFNTDESSLLAGLPSVTKDSSGTIKIRGGFDFQTAYQFEGIDYTLPNASLQSRSGNVANFNLLNGVGSLQLIPGGGDSSHGDTGTGLIALSAKRGTYPAFGMIDLEANFLGGNWQNFGDPLYHQAGFEYGTATPNGRWSEYIGFTGVRQDFQFGPRGSDVTKLASLLSTTNATVANLPQSQQQDDVVNNLLYRFGSRRQEQLQMFFQRQDVSQQLAFVDTLGLQNSSNVGHPGPGLLTPLQTQAIYPVFPGARLPGPALGSNTFDSPFTAYKFEYSNTFSPNAFGTIRFYRAIDIQRESLPQTGLFTPANGGSRTGVAAEISAQEGSKHYIEFGGKYDFAKPFGTTVDVTQANAFAGGYQVFTVVNVNGFNHIQTFSPLAAFDFLPVNSNGCPFLYHVPASTQSILVPCGYIASRLTTGIPRLPAAVYGPTVRQQIYAWFAQDTIAMSPLWKIQTGLRLDGYNFLVPDDPSNPPSIDAVRHQRLYEPHIGITHVMGPRDSIRATFGRTLSIPLPSFLGSNVERNSFAAFKGIPSFDNLTGKAAVYCGLTFNQPCSDYADQMYWITRDVLYTDPSRSVQGLGVTSSPPAQPLHGATFSNYDVTYSHDFGHGLGLRLTPFYRRGYDIVENSRNIVGFDPFTGAQTLGPLFESNLGIQKATGLEFDITQDSDFGLSGQFSATYINQIGNDPPGQYLPTASLALGNLYHSPNLSPLEATLALNYRNRSGIRINPVISVNDGYPTGIGLLGAFYVNGVAYNIPNTDGTIGNVNGAPQYVDPQNPGTLFNPHIAATRGVNAETSAAGGFLSKPSANVNVTFEFTPPGTRRTFGVAVTNLFNQLYGVPQFNHLYTSPVSTGLRGPGNGAATGYPLDAFPTSPYVILPLLQPTTFRVYIQERL; this is translated from the coding sequence ATGCCCCTCGCCCCGCATGTGCGCGTGCTTTGCCACTTCATCGCGATCGCAATCATTCTCGCCGGCATTTTGCGGCCGGAACTCGCGTCCGCCGCGCTCACCGGACAAGTGAGCGGCACGGTCACCGACGGCGTCACGCACGCGCCGGTCGCCGGCGTGAAGATCGTCGCTACGTCGCCGAGCGGAACGTACAATGGGATCACAAATGTCCGCGGCGGCTACGCGCTTGTCGGACTTGCGCCCGACACGTACACGCTCACGTTTGAAAAAACAGGCTACGCGCTCGCGACCGTCACCGGCGTCACGGTGCTGCCGGACGACACAAAAACCATCGACGAGCGCCTGACCGTCGACGTGCGCACGCTGAGCACGGTTAGAGTGACGAGATCCGCGAGCAGCGCGTACCAGCCCAATGCGACCGAGACCAGCTACGCCGTCACCAGCAAAGCGCTGCAGACGCAGCTCGGTAAGTCGTTCAACACGGACGAGAGTTCGCTGCTTGCGGGCCTCCCGAGCGTCACGAAAGACAGTTCCGGAACCATCAAGATCCGCGGCGGGTTCGACTTCCAGACCGCCTATCAGTTCGAAGGCATCGACTATACGCTGCCCAACGCGTCGCTGCAAAGCCGCTCCGGCAACGTCGCCAATTTCAATCTCTTGAACGGGGTCGGTTCGCTGCAGCTCATTCCCGGAGGCGGCGACTCTTCACACGGCGACACCGGAACCGGTCTGATCGCGCTATCCGCCAAGCGAGGGACGTATCCGGCTTTCGGGATGATCGATCTCGAAGCCAACTTCCTCGGGGGCAACTGGCAGAACTTCGGCGATCCGCTCTACCATCAGGCCGGATTTGAATACGGAACAGCCACGCCGAACGGCCGCTGGTCGGAGTACATCGGATTCACCGGCGTCCGTCAAGATTTCCAGTTCGGGCCACGAGGCAGCGATGTGACGAAGCTCGCGTCGCTGCTCTCCACCACCAACGCCACCGTCGCGAACCTCCCGCAGAGCCAGCAGCAAGACGACGTCGTCAACAATCTTTTGTACCGGTTCGGCTCGCGTAGACAAGAGCAGTTGCAGATGTTCTTCCAGCGCCAGGATGTTTCGCAGCAGCTCGCCTTTGTCGACACGCTCGGCCTGCAGAACTCCAGCAATGTGGGGCATCCGGGTCCCGGGCTGCTCACGCCGTTGCAGACGCAAGCGATCTACCCGGTATTCCCGGGCGCGAGATTGCCGGGTCCGGCACTCGGATCGAACACATTTGACAGTCCGTTCACCGCGTACAAATTCGAATATTCGAATACGTTCAGCCCGAACGCGTTCGGCACGATCCGCTTTTATCGAGCGATCGACATCCAGCGCGAAAGCCTCCCGCAAACCGGACTCTTCACGCCTGCGAATGGCGGCTCACGCACGGGCGTTGCGGCAGAGATCAGCGCCCAGGAAGGCTCGAAACACTACATCGAGTTCGGGGGGAAATACGATTTCGCGAAACCGTTCGGCACCACGGTGGACGTCACGCAAGCAAATGCGTTCGCGGGCGGCTATCAGGTCTTCACGGTCGTGAACGTCAACGGCTTCAATCATATCCAGACGTTTTCTCCGCTCGCCGCGTTTGATTTCTTGCCCGTGAATTCCAATGGCTGCCCCTTCCTCTATCACGTGCCCGCAAGCACCCAAAGCATTCTCGTGCCTTGCGGATATATCGCGTCTCGTCTCACCACCGGCATCCCGCGGTTGCCTGCGGCCGTATATGGCCCGACCGTGCGCCAGCAGATCTACGCTTGGTTCGCACAAGACACGATCGCGATGAGTCCGCTGTGGAAAATCCAGACGGGCCTGCGGCTAGACGGCTACAACTTTCTCGTTCCCGACGATCCGAGCAATCCGCCGTCGATCGATGCGGTGCGCCACCAGCGGTTGTACGAGCCGCACATCGGCATCACGCACGTCATGGGCCCGCGCGACTCGATTCGCGCCACGTTTGGGCGCACGCTTTCCATCCCGCTGCCGAGTTTTCTCGGCAGCAATGTGGAGCGAAACTCGTTTGCGGCCTTCAAAGGAATCCCGTCCTTCGACAATCTCACGGGCAAAGCGGCGGTGTATTGCGGTCTTACCTTTAACCAGCCGTGCAGCGACTACGCGGACCAGATGTATTGGATCACTCGCGATGTGCTCTATACCGATCCTAGCCGGTCGGTGCAGGGCCTTGGCGTCACCAGCTCGCCGCCTGCGCAACCATTGCATGGTGCGACTTTTTCGAATTACGACGTCACGTACTCTCACGACTTCGGACACGGACTGGGGCTTCGCCTGACGCCGTTCTACCGGCGCGGTTACGACATCGTGGAAAATTCGCGAAATATCGTCGGCTTCGATCCGTTCACCGGCGCTCAGACTTTGGGACCGTTGTTCGAATCCAATCTCGGGATTCAAAAAGCGACGGGTTTGGAGTTCGACATCACCCAAGATTCGGATTTCGGGTTGTCGGGCCAGTTTTCGGCGACGTACATCAACCAGATCGGCAACGATCCGCCTGGGCAATATCTTCCGACCGCGTCGCTTGCGCTGGGCAACCTCTACCACTCGCCCAATCTTTCGCCGCTCGAGGCGACGCTTGCCCTGAACTACCGCAACCGTTCGGGCATCCGGATCAACCCGGTGATCTCGGTCAACGACGGCTATCCCACCGGCATCGGGCTGCTCGGCGCGTTCTACGTGAATGGCGTTGCGTACAACATCCCAAATACCGACGGGACGATCGGCAACGTCAACGGCGCGCCCCAATATGTCGATCCCCAGAATCCTGGAACACTGTTCAACCCGCACATCGCGGCGACGCGTGGTGTGAATGCCGAGACGTCGGCGGCAGGCGGCTTCTTATCCAAGCCGTCGGCCAACGTCAACGTCACTTTTGAATTCACGCCGCCCGGCACGCGGCGCACGTTCGGCGTCGCCGTGACCAACTTGTTCAATCAGCTCTACGGCGTGCCGCAGTTCAACCATTTGTACACGAGCCCAGTGTCCACCGGATTGCGCGGGCCCGGCAACGGCGCTGCGACCGGCTACCCTCTTGACGCATTCCCGACAAGTCCGTATGTGATCTTGCCGCTCTTGCAGCCCACGACGTTCCGCGTCTACATTCAGGAACGGCTATGA
- a CDS encoding DUF4336 domain-containing protein yields the protein MTDGPSRLDQDIWVLEKDVRFAGIPLPHTMTIIRLPTNGLFVHSPTILDSATAEALASLGAVDSIVWPSWWHDLYLRDYAAAYPRARLFGAPVLVEWNRSLSSLRALDARVPLWAPCLDQLYVDRMRLFLDEFVFFHRPSRSLIVADLAFNLDESRGWFTKWSFGAIGAYPGCNIPWFYRLAPADRTYLRDKIERILDWDFDRLVVGHGSVVPTRGKDALRNAYRWLLRP from the coding sequence TTGACGGACGGACCATCGCGACTTGATCAGGATATCTGGGTGTTGGAGAAAGATGTCCGCTTTGCCGGCATCCCGTTGCCGCACACGATGACGATCATCCGGCTGCCGACGAATGGACTGTTCGTTCACTCACCCACCATTCTCGATTCGGCAACAGCAGAGGCGCTGGCATCGCTGGGCGCTGTCGACTCGATCGTCTGGCCCAGTTGGTGGCACGACCTCTACCTTCGCGACTACGCGGCAGCCTATCCGCGCGCGAGGTTGTTTGGAGCGCCGGTGCTGGTCGAATGGAATCGATCGCTTTCATCCCTTCGCGCTTTGGACGCGCGCGTTCCGCTCTGGGCGCCGTGTCTCGATCAGCTCTATGTCGATCGCATGCGGCTCTTTCTCGACGAGTTCGTGTTCTTCCATCGGCCAAGCCGTTCTTTGATCGTCGCAGACTTAGCATTCAATCTAGATGAAAGCAGGGGATGGTTTACAAAGTGGTCGTTCGGCGCCATCGGAGCGTACCCCGGATGCAATATCCCATGGTTCTACCGCTTGGCGCCGGCGGATCGCACGTATCTACGCGACAAGATCGAGCGCATTTTGGATTGGGACTTTGATCGGCTTGTCGTTGGTCACGGAAGCGTCGTGCCGACTCGAGGAAAGGACGCCTTGAGAAACGCCTATCGTTGGCTTTTGCGACCTTGA
- a CDS encoding arsenate reductase ArsC encodes MSDEIGSKVLALTLTSAGKLHDEFDGIFSPETVRLCLAESAQSLVGSHVDDYIPIFAYRFARERLRAAAHNEGKLPNIMPEVLFVCVHNAGRSQMAAALLDARAGGLVHVRSAGSAPAGSINAVVVEALSEIGIDIGKEFPKPMTDDVVRAADVVITMGCGDACPIYPGKRYEDWEVEDPAGKDIAAVRRIRDDIERRVERLIEELRSNESTKA; translated from the coding sequence GTGAGCGATGAGATCGGAAGCAAGGTTCTTGCCCTCACGTTGACGTCGGCCGGCAAGTTGCACGATGAATTCGACGGCATCTTCTCACCCGAGACTGTGCGGCTCTGCCTCGCGGAGAGCGCCCAATCGCTCGTAGGTTCGCACGTAGACGATTATATTCCGATTTTCGCGTATCGATTCGCTCGCGAGCGGTTGCGTGCAGCCGCGCATAACGAAGGGAAATTGCCGAACATCATGCCCGAAGTGTTGTTCGTGTGCGTGCATAACGCGGGCCGCAGCCAAATGGCCGCAGCGCTCCTCGACGCGCGGGCAGGTGGCCTCGTTCACGTACGCTCTGCGGGCAGCGCGCCCGCGGGAAGCATCAACGCCGTCGTCGTCGAGGCGCTGAGCGAGATCGGCATCGACATCGGCAAAGAATTCCCAAAACCGATGACCGACGATGTCGTTCGCGCTGCCGACGTCGTCATCACGATGGGTTGTGGCGACGCATGTCCGATCTATCCGGGCAAGCGCTACGAGGATTGGGAGGTCGAGGACCCGGCAGGCAAGGACATCGCCGCAGTCCGCCGCATCCGCGACGACATCGAGCGCCGTGTCGAGCGGTTGATCGAAGAGCTGCGGTCCAACGAAAGCACAAAGGCTTGA
- the arsB gene encoding ACR3 family arsenite efflux transporter, with translation MDLRDALVSTNSRPLLADLSFLDRFLTLWIVLAMLLGVGLGTLGVRLPAALVPVGLIVMMYPPFARVRYEALPAALRDTRLLGLSLIQNWIIAPILMFGLAAAFLHGRPDLFAGLVMVGLARCIAMVVVWSELAQADREYTAALVALNSVFQVFGYAAYAYLFVTVLPPLVGLPSLAVPLSIETVAVSVLIYLGIPAAAGALTRAFLRPKLGAARYDERFVPTIAPLTLVALLFTIVAMFALQGARIVAHPVDVLLVGVPLVIYFAVMFGVSFAMGRRAGASYGRTTSLALTAASNNFELAIAVCVSVFGIDSGEAFASVIGPLVEVPVLLALVNVALRMRPWFADFEASKPTSLYSA, from the coding sequence ATGGATTTGAGGGACGCGCTCGTTTCAACCAATAGCCGCCCGCTCCTCGCCGACCTTTCGTTCCTCGATCGGTTCCTTACGCTTTGGATCGTCCTCGCGATGCTGCTGGGCGTCGGTCTAGGCACGCTGGGTGTCCGGCTCCCCGCGGCCCTCGTTCCCGTCGGGCTCATCGTCATGATGTATCCGCCGTTCGCGCGCGTGCGCTACGAAGCGCTACCGGCGGCGCTGCGCGACACACGGCTGCTGGGGCTGTCGTTGATTCAGAATTGGATCATTGCGCCGATCCTAATGTTCGGACTCGCCGCCGCATTTCTGCACGGACGTCCGGACCTGTTCGCCGGTCTCGTTATGGTCGGACTCGCGCGCTGCATCGCGATGGTCGTCGTGTGGAGCGAACTGGCCCAAGCGGACCGCGAGTACACAGCGGCGCTCGTAGCGCTCAATTCGGTCTTCCAAGTGTTTGGATACGCCGCGTACGCCTATCTTTTTGTGACGGTGCTTCCGCCGCTCGTTGGTCTGCCGAGTCTCGCCGTTCCGCTTTCGATCGAGACTGTCGCCGTCAGCGTCCTGATCTACCTTGGAATTCCGGCTGCTGCCGGCGCTTTGACTCGTGCGTTCCTTCGCCCGAAGCTCGGCGCCGCGCGCTACGACGAGCGTTTTGTTCCGACGATCGCGCCGCTGACCCTCGTCGCGCTGCTCTTCACGATCGTCGCGATGTTCGCGCTGCAAGGTGCGAGGATCGTCGCGCACCCCGTTGATGTGCTCTTGGTCGGCGTTCCGCTCGTCATCTACTTCGCCGTGATGTTCGGCGTCTCGTTTGCGATGGGCCGGCGCGCCGGTGCGTCATACGGGCGCACAACGTCGCTCGCATTGACCGCAGCGAGCAACAACTTCGAACTCGCGATAGCCGTTTGCGTCTCGGTCTTCGGCATAGATTCGGGCGAGGCATTCGCGTCTGTCATCGGACCGCTCGTCGAAGTCCCCGTCCTACTCGCGCTGGTGAACGTCGCGTTGCGGATGCGCCCGTGGTTTGCGGATTTCGAGGCGTCTAAGCCGACATCGCTCTACAGTGCCTGA
- a CDS encoding putative sulfate exporter family transporter, producing the protein MTTLRTLAPGILFAVALALVAVFLGFKWPVVGAPIFAIAAGIVARRLIGASGALEPGTRFASKHLLQAGIVLLGFGIDLAVLWQDGRSSAWVLVGTLVAGLAGGLVLGRLMRVGFNMRLLVAAGTSVCGASAIAALAPVIGAEAGEVAFATATIFLYNIVAVFLFPAIGHALHLSDATFGTWAGTAINDTSSVLAAGYAYAPAAGQIATIVKLARTLAILPIAAGAALYVSQRSAGARGRFDFVATMPWFIVLFVAAAAAASIGVLPAAILGGLATTGRYIMIVAFAGVGFGSDFDKLRTVGYSPLVLGAAVWALVALSSLAIQGVL; encoded by the coding sequence ATGACGACGCTACGCACTTTGGCGCCGGGCATCTTGTTCGCAGTTGCGCTGGCGCTCGTCGCGGTGTTCTTAGGCTTCAAGTGGCCTGTGGTAGGCGCTCCGATTTTCGCGATCGCGGCCGGCATCGTGGCGCGCCGACTCATCGGCGCGAGCGGGGCGTTGGAACCTGGAACAAGATTTGCGTCGAAACATCTGTTGCAAGCCGGCATCGTGCTGCTCGGATTCGGGATCGATCTCGCGGTGTTGTGGCAAGACGGCCGGTCGAGTGCATGGGTGCTCGTGGGCACACTCGTCGCCGGATTGGCCGGCGGACTCGTGCTTGGGCGGTTGATGCGGGTCGGTTTCAACATGCGTCTGCTCGTTGCGGCCGGCACTTCGGTCTGCGGGGCGTCGGCCATCGCCGCGCTTGCGCCGGTGATCGGCGCCGAGGCCGGCGAGGTCGCGTTCGCGACCGCCACGATCTTCCTCTACAATATAGTGGCGGTCTTCTTGTTCCCCGCCATCGGACATGCGCTTCATCTCAGCGATGCGACATTCGGCACCTGGGCGGGCACGGCGATCAATGACACATCGTCGGTGCTCGCTGCCGGATACGCGTATGCTCCGGCGGCCGGCCAAATCGCGACGATCGTGAAACTCGCGCGAACGCTTGCTATACTGCCGATCGCGGCAGGGGCAGCATTGTACGTTTCGCAACGCAGCGCCGGAGCGCGCGGCCGTTTCGATTTCGTCGCGACGATGCCGTGGTTCATCGTGCTTTTCGTCGCCGCTGCGGCGGCGGCGTCCATCGGCGTCTTGCCCGCTGCCATTCTCGGCGGGCTTGCGACGACCGGACGCTACATCATGATCGTCGCGTTCGCCGGAGTCGGGTTCGGATCGGACTTCGACAAATTGCGAACGGTCGGTTATTCGCCGCTCGTGCTAGGCGCCGCTGTGTGGGCGCTCGTCGCTCTTTCGAGTCTCGCCATTCAAGGCGTCCTTTGA
- a CDS encoding sulfite exporter TauE/SafE family protein, whose protein sequence is MTTWIILFVAAVFGGVLNSVAGGGSFLTFPALLFVGVPPINANTTSTAALLPGVFASITGYREDFPKATMFVVWLSVASLIGGFAGALLLLGTPQEAFKRLIPYLLGVATLTFMLSKRLSEWMGRGEHQIAAPSPRALAGISAAQLVISVYGGYFGGGIGILMLATLGLMGMRNIHAMNAVKTVLAAIINTASFVTFVFARNIVWPYAAVMIVGSTIGGYFGARYVRRFDQSLVRGFITVVGIVMTVYFFVRQGF, encoded by the coding sequence ATGACCACGTGGATAATTCTCTTCGTTGCGGCGGTATTCGGCGGCGTGTTGAATTCCGTCGCGGGCGGGGGAAGTTTTCTCACGTTTCCGGCGCTGTTGTTCGTCGGCGTTCCTCCCATCAACGCGAATACCACGAGCACGGCGGCGCTGCTGCCCGGTGTTTTTGCGAGCATCACCGGCTATCGCGAGGATTTTCCGAAGGCGACGATGTTCGTGGTTTGGCTTTCTGTCGCCAGTCTGATCGGCGGTTTTGCGGGCGCGCTGCTGTTGCTTGGGACGCCCCAGGAAGCGTTTAAGCGACTTATTCCCTACCTGCTCGGCGTCGCAACGCTGACGTTCATGCTCAGCAAACGTCTTTCGGAGTGGATGGGCCGCGGCGAACACCAAATCGCGGCTCCGTCACCTCGCGCGCTGGCCGGCATCTCCGCCGCGCAGTTGGTCATCTCCGTATACGGCGGATATTTCGGCGGCGGCATCGGCATTTTGATGCTTGCGACGCTCGGACTCATGGGCATGCGCAATATCCATGCGATGAACGCCGTGAAGACGGTGCTCGCGGCGATCATCAACACGGCGTCGTTCGTCACCTTCGTCTTCGCGCGCAACATCGTATGGCCGTATGCGGCGGTGATGATCGTCGGATCCACCATCGGCGGATATTTCGGCGCGCGCTACGTCCGGCGCTTCGATCAGTCTCTGGTCCGCGGATTCATCACCGTCGTTGGGATCGTGATGACCGTGTACTTCTTCGTGCGTCAGGGATTCTAA
- a CDS encoding response regulator transcription factor: MTAPVRVAIVEPQALYKEGLTHVFRRSAEIEVKADVREAAVDVALVGTAVLELRSAEALVSIRAENPRMRICALVMPGNERSFEIARVLCSDGFASVHATPAEVITSVISVARGERGVGERLAQSSDRRQHSDRTGARTDLSKRESEVIRLIVDGMSNKEISSALVLSEKTVKNHVSRIFSKLHVTARTQAAVVALRQGMAD; the protein is encoded by the coding sequence ATGACGGCTCCCGTTCGCGTTGCCATCGTCGAACCGCAAGCGCTGTATAAGGAAGGCCTCACTCACGTCTTCCGCCGGTCGGCGGAGATAGAAGTGAAGGCGGATGTCCGCGAGGCGGCCGTCGATGTGGCGCTCGTCGGTACGGCCGTGCTCGAACTCCGCTCCGCCGAAGCGCTCGTCAGTATCCGCGCCGAGAACCCGCGCATGCGAATCTGCGCGCTCGTCATGCCGGGGAACGAACGATCGTTCGAAATCGCGCGCGTCTTGTGCTCGGATGGATTTGCGAGCGTACATGCGACGCCAGCCGAGGTCATAACGTCGGTCATATCGGTGGCGCGCGGCGAGCGAGGTGTTGGAGAGCGCTTGGCTCAATCGAGCGATCGCCGCCAACACTCAGACAGGACCGGCGCCCGAACCGATCTGTCTAAACGCGAATCCGAAGTGATCAGGCTGATCGTCGACGGAATGTCGAACAAAGAGATCTCATCCGCGCTCGTGCTGAGCGAAAAGACCGTCAAGAATCACGTGAGCAGAATATTTTCAAAACTGCATGTGACCGCGCGGACTCAGGCCGCAGTGGTCGCGTTGCGGCAAGGAATGGCCGACTGA
- a CDS encoding substrate-binding domain-containing protein yields the protein MPNRFRKILNKVLSAGLAIGMVGSLAACGGNSSSSPAAPVIPGTQKANSKTGANPDISVGGVFGGGSSLISLVERSLMDNYGVGIASQPTGPVNNKIQILYASIGSGGGLTAYLTQTPSNITPGNPPPPTSTLFPNYPYPVWDYAMSDAPLSSTQISQYQSDDQTQRGPALEVPVTLDGVATPYNPSGLTVPSGGLHLSVESLCGIFTGGITNWNDSHITSDNNGIQVSSNLPILVVYRADGSGTTFLLSNHTNTACASTTFPWTIGVGTLLTWPAGFDGETGSQGVAGKVAATAGAIGYVGPSFLGPPNNIPAALLQDNFSLNHPSQKQYIKLNTTSITRALNGVSLPSNFTPTDILNDTIVPDSPANGAWPIAGFSYADFYGCYGVKKTVTALKGYVQWMDSTTLPKGQSIADKAIIAGGLVYLPNALKTKVSAAMAGVKLGPVSGVCTL from the coding sequence ATGCCTAATCGCTTTAGGAAGATCCTGAATAAGGTTCTTTCGGCCGGACTTGCCATCGGCATGGTCGGCTCGCTTGCGGCGTGCGGGGGCAACTCGTCGTCCTCGCCGGCCGCGCCGGTGATTCCCGGTACCCAAAAAGCCAATTCGAAGACCGGCGCCAACCCCGACATCAGCGTCGGCGGCGTGTTCGGCGGCGGCAGCTCGCTCATCTCACTCGTCGAGCGCTCACTCATGGATAACTACGGCGTCGGCATCGCTAGCCAGCCGACGGGCCCCGTGAATAACAAGATCCAGATCCTGTACGCATCCATTGGAAGCGGCGGCGGCCTCACCGCATACCTCACCCAAACTCCCTCGAACATAACGCCGGGCAACCCGCCCCCGCCGACGTCGACGCTATTCCCGAACTATCCGTACCCCGTATGGGATTACGCGATGAGCGATGCGCCGTTGAGTTCTACGCAGATCTCCCAATATCAGTCGGACGACCAGACGCAGCGCGGCCCCGCATTGGAAGTGCCTGTGACGTTGGACGGCGTCGCGACGCCGTACAATCCGTCGGGCCTCACCGTTCCATCGGGCGGCCTGCATCTCTCGGTGGAATCGCTTTGCGGCATCTTCACCGGGGGCATCACCAATTGGAACGATTCGCACATCACCTCAGATAACAACGGTATTCAAGTGTCGTCGAATCTGCCGATCCTCGTCGTCTATCGTGCGGATGGCAGCGGCACGACGTTCCTGCTTTCGAACCACACGAACACGGCGTGCGCCAGCACGACGTTCCCGTGGACGATCGGCGTGGGAACGTTGCTCACGTGGCCGGCCGGCTTCGACGGCGAAACCGGAAGCCAGGGCGTTGCCGGCAAGGTCGCGGCCACCGCCGGCGCGATCGGTTACGTTGGTCCTTCATTCCTCGGGCCACCGAACAACATCCCGGCTGCGCTGCTGCAAGACAATTTCTCGCTCAACCATCCCTCACAGAAGCAGTACATCAAGTTGAACACGACATCGATCACGAGAGCGTTGAACGGCGTCTCATTGCCCAGCAACTTCACGCCGACCGATATCCTCAACGACACGATCGTGCCGGATTCGCCCGCAAACGGAGCATGGCCGATCGCCGGATTCTCGTACGCCGACTTCTACGGATGCTACGGCGTGAAGAAGACGGTGACCGCGCTTAAGGGCTACGTGCAATGGATGGATTCGACGACACTGCCGAAGGGCCAATCCATCGCCGACAAAGCGATCATCGCGGGCGGCTTGGTATACTTGCCGAACGCGCTGAAGACCAAAGTCAGTGCCGCCATGGCAGGCGTGAAGCTCGGTCCGGTCTCCGGAGTCTGCACGCTGTAA